The DNA sequence TATGTTAACAGGAGTAAAAAACAGTAAAGCACTAAAGAGTAACTTTTATAAAGCCTTGAATATCCCCTTTTGAATCTTAATGTTATATGCATTATATAATGTATCATTTATATTCTTTGTGTTCTGTATATTGCCGATATACTTTTTGTAAGTATTTtagtattataatttatttattttactttaattctTATGCTTTCAGTTGGTTTGACTGTCATGTTATAttgattaaatcaaatcaaatcaaatcaaatcactttattgtcacacagccatatacacaagtgcaatggtgtgtgaaatcaacatagcagtcgtgacagtgatgagacatataccaatttacaataacatcaaattaacacagcacaatttaaacgtctaatatacacataattacactcaacaatatacaaataataacatacactgtacagtatacaatacgcactatatagatacacattattcaataaaaataaaaaataaaagtatataaaaaagtatatatagtatatatagaatgtacagtattgtactgtattgacattgctttgtattgattaaagcaataataataataataataataataataaaagtaataataataataataaataaaaaataaataaaaagagtatTACGGTCAAGCGTGTTACGACAGCAAGTAACTTGAGGTGAGCCGTAATTGCAAAATTGTCCGTGTCTACTCTGATAAAACTGCAATTTTATCGTAGTTAACTCAATGCATAGTTCAAGGCAAAAGGATTGTAtagtgtaaaacattttgaagattagcggacaggtggTCATTGTATTAAGTGAAGAGCTGTTTCCTCCTAAAAGCAGTTTATTTAGCACACTGATGCATCTCCTCCAAAAACACCCTTaaaaacggcctcttgtctcctcgcctgCTAACCTTGTAGCCTCAGCTTGATAGAAGGACTCTGAAGCAGTTTCACCAGAACCCTTGTAATAGTGGCCTAgaagcttagcctaaaatagcataacgcgacGGTCGCATAGACATTCTATAGGctgtacactggcgaggagacaagaggccgttttttgaatggatgtctatggaggagatgcttcagtgtgctgaataaacgtCATTTAAGAGGAAACACCTCAACACTTAATTACTTTAACTCCTTTTAGCTagtcttcaacatgttttacactaaacaatgctTTTGAAATTAGCTACGTATGGAGCTTACTACGATAAATTGATgctttataagagaagtcacggacgattttgcgacaggtagatgtcagtttacggctctccctacTCTTTCATAtcgtatccgcaaacggtgacttactctcgtaacacgctagttgaccgttacgctctttCCTATTGTAGAGCCGCGGAGTTTGATATCTACATAAAGAATCTCTGGTTTCACGATCAAGCTGCCGAATAGCACATCCGGGTGAACAGAGGTCTTGTGGAGGGTTGCTTAACAGAAACATGTTATTGCGAGTGAGTCTTAAACTGTCTTCTGTATATAATTATGCATCTACAAAATTGTCTCGCTCTATATGTTGGTCGAAACAACTCTGAAATATGCTATAGTAGCAACGAAATGTAATTATGAAAAAACAAGTTattgtgtaattattattttgcCAACAAGATTGCTAGATTATATATTTAAACTTCAGATTGCATGTCTTCAGTGTTAAAGACATTTTCACGTCATggttatgttataattattagTTATATTTCATAGTGATGGTAACTTCGACACAAACATTTCCAACGACCTTGTACTGTACAACATGTTCTGGCAGGGAGCTGTGACTTTTACACATTGATCATCATCCCCATTGAAATCTGTTTTTACAGTGGGTCTTACAAGGTGGTGTTTCTGCACTCAAAGGACGTCGGTGCATTCACCAGAGTGCGCCATGGAGAAGTCTACTTATACCTATCGTGGTGGAGCAGACGGTGAGGGCAGATTAGAAGAAAGTCCACATTTGTTCTTGGTTGATCGCTTTCTTGATACTGATTAAGCTCTAGCACagaggtcggcaacctttttgacatggagtgctattttttattttcctgtgcCGTTTCtatatagcattttttttttttttttttttttttaatgcttatttAGTAACAAATCACACAGTaatcaaatacaaaataacagtGACAATAATTGCAAGAAAATCAGTAAAAAtaacataatacaaataaatacaataaacaacaaaataaactatatagcatttttctaattgattcgtttatttttcattacaaatgatattatcagcataacagtttgagtgaaatgtttttttttttttttttttttgcaaaacccgatgattatgatctaatcatgatcctgcatgtgaattttcacagagcatcttaagtgcgttaatgaaagaaaacttgtccttttgtacaaaatgagttaacacagttaatgtcaccaATTTGCCTATTTGATGattgatcacgaaattgtgtggaatcttaagtatttcttatattatgtcattgtaatcatgtaatcactagctcgcaagcaacagcgagagagaatCAGGCTGTTTTATTTATATGAGGTTTTTCACACCAGCatcccaatctacatcttgatgtaatccttcctcatgatcacgcagtgtgttttcatgagctgaatgggaggctaaacgcTATTAAAGTGTGACCAGACTCACGCTGCTTGTGCAAGCATTCATGCATCACTTAAACCGATCAACTATTAACCCTTTTCgatgaatcgcacctgcaaaatcctataactttatttccatgttttaatattttgaatagacttgaaaggatttttgaaccccacgatgtgggtttatgttttcttttttaatcgtttaatgtaattttgagtgtgtctatggtttaaggagggtgtacctgtatgctgggttggataTCTCACAGATCAATAGTGgtattttccttattacatcacgtgttgttctgaaagcaaaacgaaacaaatgaaacacggaatgtaggctgtcatccgcgcagcctgaccgaagcaaagcgggcacgaTTACTCACTGACCgaacgtgaagcgctgccggctcgtgatgtgcgaatggcttgcacgtgctgcatgagtctgttgggtatactgcagtctcctcacattttaactttttgtttagtctcccattcagctcttGAAACACACTGTGTGATCTTGAGGAAGGAttgcatcaagatgtagattggaatgcaggtgcagaattgatataaataaaatagtctacttctctctggctgttgctggcatgccagtgattacccctcgcATGCCACAGATTGCCAACTCTTGGTCTAGAAAGTGTGTTCTAAATATCTAGATCTCCATAAATGTAAGGGcgaattttatttttgcatgataTGGAACTTGACAGATACTTAAAGGCTTATTCTTTGCAACACTTTTTCTGTTTCAGGGGCGAGGAGAGCGTGCCTATGATATCTACTCAAGGCTACTTAGAGAGAGAATCATCTGTGTGATGGGCCCAGTAAGTACAAATGAAAGGAGAGACatgcaagttttttttaatactttgccAGTGGATTCCAACCTGTCTTTCTCTTTATCTAGATTGATGACTCTGTGGCCTCTCTGGTTATCGCTCAGCTGCTCTTCCTCCAGTCAGAGAGCAATAACAAGCCTATTCACATGTACATCAACAGTCCTGGTGAGAGAAACATGAGAACATTGACAGACAAAAGATTGTAGCATCTTTGTGTTCTGATCAATCACTGTATACAGGATTCGAGTTTGAATTTCCAGATTTGTAATCCAGCAgtaaaataattttcagtttGGTTAGGGGGCGTTCATAAACTATGCATCTTTGCTCTTTTCTAATTGTTGGTCTGTGTAAACAAGCTCTAGGTGGACATATTTCATTGTTGCAATCTTTCTATTTGACTATTTTACTTGCAGTTTAGTGAattagtggtggctcagcggttaaggctctgggttactgatcagaaggtcgggggttcaagcctcagcactgccaagatgccactgttgggcccttgagcaaggccctagaccctatctgctccaggggcaccgtatcatggctgaccctgcactctgaccccagcttagctgggatatgtgaaaaagaagaatttcactgtatatgtgcaaatgtataatgtgtgataaataaaggaaattataaaattataattatattatataaaaaaaaaaaattaattataaattagagGTTTGCCAGGCATGAAAGCGGGAGGTGTGCtcagtaaacattgaaaacatgcatTTGTAGAAGagaatgcagaaagtaataaagGCCTTGTTTACATTAAAATCTTAAGATGTTCTTGGTGATTtgaaagggacagttcaaccaaaaattttaattctctcatttactcaccctcatgccattctagatgtgtatgacttactctcttctgcaaacacaaagatttttagaagaatatttctgctctgtaggtccatacaatgcaattgtatggtggccagaactttgaagctccataatgcacataaaaacagcataaaagtaatcaatacaactccagtggttaaatctatatcttcaggagcgatatgatgggtgtgtgtaaaaaaaaaaacagatcaatcagatcaaagtccttttttactataaattctcctttctgCCCAGTTAGTGGggatatgcacaaataatacaAACTCTTATAAGAGAAGAGCGCTtgggagggctgtttgaaagtggagatttttagtataaaatattgatctgtttctcacccacatctatcatatcacttctgaagacatgatttaaccactggagacttttatgctgcctttatgtgctttttgggcttcaaagttctggccaccattcacttgcattgtatggacctatagagctgagatattcttctaaaaaatctttgtttgtgttcagcagaagaaagtaagtcattacatctgggatggcatgagagtgagtaaataatgagagaatttaaatttttgggtgaactatccctttaagttagttAAATAACTAATGTCtctaaatgtttgaaaacattaagataaatatttacaaataaaaacatattatggAACAGTCAAGACCTATTCAGAAAgttagaaaatgttaaaatgtttcttGATGGTTTGTACACTAAACACCATAAACTTCAATGTATTTGTCAACGCTGACATGAGTGATGTGGAAGCCTCCTTACACATTTCTACACTTTGTCATTCTTTTCCGTGTCACTCTTCATGGCATTATTTTCTTTTTCGTTTCTGTGTTCACGTCCATCTTCCAGGTGGTGTAGTTACAGCTGGACTTGCGATCTATGACACCATGCAGTACATCTTAAATCCCATTTCTACCTGGTGTGTGGGCCAGGCTGCCAGTATGGGCAGCCTGCTTTTGGCTGCAGGAACTGGAGGAATGAGGCATTCTTTGCCTAATGCCCGGATCATGGTGCACCA is a window from the Myxocyprinus asiaticus isolate MX2 ecotype Aquarium Trade chromosome 13, UBuf_Myxa_2, whole genome shotgun sequence genome containing:
- the LOC127450675 gene encoding ATP-dependent Clp protease proteolytic subunit, mitochondrial-like; translation: MLLRWVLQGGVSALKGRRCIHQSAPWRSLLIPIVVEQTGRGERAYDIYSRLLRERIICVMGPIDDSVASLVIAQLLFLQSESNNKPIHMYINSPGGVVTAGLAIYDTMQYILNPISTWCVGQAASMGSLLLAAGTGGMRHSLPNARIMVHQPSGGVRGQATDIAIQAEEILKLKRQINNIYSKHTGQPLETIEGVMERDRYMSPVEAQDFGIIDKVLVHPPQAGQDEPELVQKEPTSSASASTTPQPQASEPGQPGSNPTSSYKPEP